From Medicago truncatula cultivar Jemalong A17 chromosome 7, MtrunA17r5.0-ANR, whole genome shotgun sequence, a single genomic window includes:
- the LOC25497981 gene encoding F-box/FBD/LRR-repeat protein At4g00160, with translation MSSPHSIPIVDRISVLPDSLICHILSFLSTKQSAATTILSKRWKPLWLLLLNLNFDDHDFADFTSFRLFVYSVMLTRDPTSPIQSFRLKCGDSSGFNNHDVNLFIQSVVKRGIQNLNLDMSPLPFHFELPQCVSTCSNLTVLKLRKLSLNCLLDANFPLLKILNLDRIKFNVDHTCFLENLLNGCPALQDLRIIGSLQSHFKDEEFNGLLKLVKAIIHNSTNFNIPFGWVCNTNFLFTKLRCPYRYKVPTFLNLNRMKIVFQLTNDWLGKWKWLIEVLQHCPKLQNLIIHERSTYENEVGDDDWMDPPIVSKCLLSELRTCSLIGYKGMKSEFQFAEYILKNAKVLHTMTITASPVDINIKHQMLTKLYLCLRGSHLIEEG, from the exons ATGTCCAGCCCACATTCAATTCCAATTGTGGACAGAATCAGCGTCCTCCCAGACTCCCTTATCTGTCACATCCTCTCTTTTCTCTCTACCAAGCAATCTGCTGCAACAACCATCCTCTCTAAAAGATGGAAACCATTGTGGCTCTTACTCCTCAATCTCAACTTTGACGATCATGACTTTGCAGATTTCACCTCTTTTCGACTTTTTGTCTACTCAGTCATGCTCACGCGTGACCCAACCTCGCCAATCCAATCGTTCCGACTCAAATGTGGTGACTCTTCTGGCTTCAACAATCACGATGTCAATTTATTTATCCAATCTGTTGTCAAGCGTGGAATTCAGAATCTCAACCTTGACATGTCGCCTTTGCCTTTTCACTTCGAGTTACCTCAATGTGTTTCCACTTGCAGTAACCTCACTGTTCTTAAGTTAAGGAAACTGTCCTTAAATTGTTTGTTGGATGCCAATTTTCCCTTACTCAAAATTCTTAATTTGGATAGAATCAAATTTAATGTAGATCACACTTGCTTTCTTGAGAACCTTCTCAATGGTTGTCCCGCTTTACAGGATTTGAGAATAATTGGTTCATTGCAGTCTCATTTCAAGGATGAAGAGTTTAATGGTTTACTCAAATTGGTCAAAGCAATCATTCATAACTCAACAAATTTCAACATTCCATTTGGTTGGGTTTGTAACACAAATTTTCTATTCACAAAGCTG AGGTGCCCATATCGTTACAAAGTTCCTACCTTTCTTAATTTAAACCGCATGAAGATTGTATTTCAACTTACAAATGATTGGCTTGGGAAGTGGAAGTGGTTGATAGAAGTGCTCCAACACTGTCCTAAGCTTCAGAATCTTATTATTCACGAG cGTTCTACGTATGAAAATGAAGTTGGTGATGATGATTGGATGGACCCACCAATTGTTTCAAAATGCCTTTTATCCGAGCTTAGAACATGTTCACTTATAGGTTATAAAGGTATGAAGTCCGAGTTTCAGTTTGCAGAGTACATTTTGAAGAATGCAAAAGTACTCCACACCATGACAATCACTGCTTCACCAGTTGATATCAATATAAAGCACCAAATGCTTACGAAGTTATATCTGTGTCTTAGGGGCTCTCATTTGATTGAAGAAGGTTAG